In the genome of Gemmatimonadota bacterium, the window ATTCACGCCCCCACCAGCAAACCACATTGGCATCGCCGTTGGGTTGTGATCACGACCATAAGCCACCCCACCCCCTCGCAGACCATTGTCGGGACTGCGCCCAAACTCACCGCACCAGATAATCAATGTATCCTCCAGCATCCCTCGCTGCTTGAGATCGGTGATCAATCCAGCGATGGGCTTGTCGATACTGCGAATCAACGAACCGTGTGCGCGAGCCAGATAATCGTGCGAATCCCATCCGCCAGAATAAATTTGCACAAAACGCACACCTCGTTCGACAAGCCTTCGAGCCAACAGACACTTCCGACCAAACGCATCGGTTGTTTCTTCGCCAACACCGTACAACGCTTTGACCTTTTCACTTTCTCCTTCTACATCGATAATGTCTGGCACTTCCATCTGCATTCGGAAGGCGAGTTCATAGCTCGCCATGCGTGCCGAAAGTTCGTTGTGTTGGGGATGTTGTCTGGCATGGGATTTGTTAAACGCTTTGAGCAGAGAAAGGCTTTCTTTCTGATGGTTGCGGTTAATATGCGGTGGTGGGTGTATATCCAAAATAGGCGATCCAGTAGATCGCAGCGGCGTACCCTGATAATGCGCCGGTAGAAAACCATTGGACCAGTTGGCAGCCCCCCCTTGAGGATAAGCCACTTCGGGCAAAACAATAAACGCGGGCAGGTTTTCATTTTCAGTGCCCAACCCATAAGTCACCCAGGATCCCATCGCCGGGTCACCACCGAATTTGTTGCCCGTATTGATGTGATACATCGCGGTCGGGTGATCCACGGATTCTGCCTGGCAGCCTCGATAAAAACAAATCTCATCGGCAA includes:
- a CDS encoding DUF1501 domain-containing protein; the protein is MDRKLQKRLNLLAARNLNRRDFLYGLGSSIGSVALSHLLMQNNASASQSNLLAPKPQMVPAKAKSCIFLMMEGGPSHIDTFDPKSKLQDLHLTKFGRKGKQFSAMASGNRYYVQSPFKSRKVGQSGADMCEHFVHLAEVADEICFYRGCQAESVDHPTAMYHINTGNKFGGDPAMGSWVTYGLGTENENLPAFIVLPEVAYPQGGAANWSNGFLPAHYQGTPLRSTGSPILDIHPPPHINRNHQKESLSLLKAFNKSHARQHPQHNELSARMASYELAFRMQMEVPDIIDVEGESEKVKALYGVGEETTDAFGRKCLLARRLVERGVRFVQIYSGGWDSHDYLARAHGSLIRSIDKPIAGLITDLKQRGMLEDTLIIWCGEFGRSPDNGLRGGGVAYGRDHNPTAMPMWFAGGGVNAGHVIGETDEIGEKAVGVVHPIQDVHVTILRLLGLDDNKLTYFYAGRYMQLSQTGGSVIEELIG